The following nucleotide sequence is from Devosia salina.
TCGGCGTCGAGGCCTATCCCGAGTTCAAGTAATCACTCAGGGCGGCCGGGCCATGTCGGTCCGGCCGCCCGCTTGCCAGCGGCGTGCAGCCCGCGTTCCTCTTGGCCCGCCACAGAGGCTTCCCACTCGCAAACAGCGCGGACTGCACACCCCTGGCAAGGCTGCCTGATTTTTAGGCGCGTCTCCCGAATTATGCGCAACAAATGGGCATGGAAATGCCCATTTCCGAGTCGCCCTGCGCAAGCTCTCAGTAACCTCTTGTAAAGGATGGGTTATTTCGTGCCGGTTCGTTTGGCACGGGGTTTGACTCTTTGGTGCCGTTCCAGCTCGCGCCACTGCGGCGCCAAGGGGGTCAGATGAAACTGGTGGTTGCCATTATCAAGCCGTCGCGGCTCGAAGAGGTCCGACAAGCACTCAATTCTCTCGACGTGCACGGCATGACCGTGACCGAAGTGAAGGGCTATGGCCGGCAGAAGGGCCATTCCGAAATCTACCGCGGCACCGAATATGCCGTTCACTTCCTGCCCAAGCTCAAGGTCGAGATCGCCGTCGACGACGCGATGGCCGA
It contains:
- a CDS encoding P-II family nitrogen regulator is translated as MKLVVAIIKPSRLEEVRQALNSLDVHGMTVTEVKGYGRQKGHSEIYRGTEYAVHFLPKLKVEIAVDDAMADQVSTVIRDAAQTGRIGDGKIFVLDLLAVTRIRTGETGASAL